A window of Reinekea marina contains these coding sequences:
- the panC gene encoding pantoate--beta-alanine ligase — protein sequence MIVVENLTDLRRELDAIRAQGKTIAFVPTMGNLHEGHLKLIRRARESADFVVSSIFINPTQFGENEDIGAYPKTLEADKKHLIADGCGLLYLPNNDIMYPKPDLTRVEVSKITTLHCGSSRPGHFVGVATVVLKLFNQVQPNAAVFGLKDFQQFTVIKTMVENLFLPIEIIGVDTGRADDGLAHSSRNNYLTAEEREIAPALYDTLQQAAQACQQRDKSHALITREAKEALHEAGFTPDYFNISRQSDLEPATEEDKHLVILAAAFLGKARLIDNITVEISA from the coding sequence ATGATAGTTGTAGAGAACTTAACCGATTTACGGCGTGAATTGGATGCGATTCGCGCGCAAGGAAAAACCATTGCGTTTGTACCGACGATGGGCAATTTGCATGAAGGCCACTTAAAGCTGATCAGGCGTGCTCGCGAGTCTGCCGACTTTGTGGTGTCTTCTATTTTCATCAACCCCACGCAGTTTGGTGAAAACGAAGACATTGGCGCCTACCCGAAAACGCTTGAGGCCGATAAAAAACACCTTATTGCCGACGGTTGCGGGCTGCTGTACCTACCCAACAACGACATCATGTACCCTAAGCCCGATTTAACTCGCGTTGAAGTCAGTAAAATCACTACCTTGCATTGCGGCTCTAGCCGGCCTGGGCATTTTGTGGGTGTAGCTACGGTGGTTCTAAAGCTATTTAACCAAGTTCAGCCTAATGCTGCGGTGTTTGGGCTAAAAGACTTTCAACAATTTACCGTGATAAAAACCATGGTAGAAAACTTATTTTTGCCCATCGAAATCATTGGAGTTGATACCGGTCGCGCAGATGATGGTCTGGCACACAGTTCGCGTAACAACTATTTAACGGCCGAAGAACGAGAAATAGCCCCAGCCTTATACGACACGTTGCAACAAGCAGCCCAAGCTTGCCAGCAACGTGACAAGAGCCACGCATTAATTACCCGTGAAGCCAAAGAAGCCTTACATGAAGCAGGCTTCACACCTGACTACTTCAACATCAGTCGCCAAAGCGATTTAGAGCCCGCGACCGAAGAAGACAAACACCTTGTGATATTAGCCGCTGCGTTTTTAGGTAAAGCGCGCCTCATAGATAATATTACTGTTGAGATTTCTGCTTAA
- the panB gene encoding 3-methyl-2-oxobutanoate hydroxymethyltransferase has protein sequence MPKQQTVSTIKKLVSEGEKFTVLTAYDATFAHLVSSNGVEVILVGDSLGMVFQGKESTVPVTVDEMVYHTAAVMRGNQGALVMADLPFNSYGSVEQTLESSGKLMRAGAHMVKLEGGAWLCDSVTALSRAGIPTCLHLGLTPQSVNKFGGYKVQGRDDTAAQTMICDAKALVEAGADFILLECVPADLAKRVTEAVDAPVIGIGAGKDTDGQVLVIYDMLGLNPHKMAKFVKNYAAIDTTWQKAIQAYVQDVKEGHFPAPEHCFE, from the coding sequence ATGCCTAAGCAACAGACTGTCTCGACCATCAAAAAGCTGGTCAGTGAAGGTGAAAAGTTTACAGTGTTAACGGCCTACGACGCGACATTCGCCCACCTTGTATCAAGCAACGGTGTCGAAGTGATTCTTGTAGGCGACTCCTTAGGCATGGTGTTTCAAGGCAAAGAATCGACGGTTCCGGTTACTGTAGATGAAATGGTGTACCACACCGCTGCGGTGATGCGTGGTAACCAAGGCGCGCTGGTCATGGCCGATCTACCGTTTAATTCGTATGGCAGTGTCGAACAAACACTCGAATCTTCTGGCAAACTGATGCGAGCCGGCGCCCATATGGTTAAATTGGAAGGTGGCGCTTGGCTATGCGATTCCGTTACTGCATTAAGCCGCGCTGGTATCCCCACCTGCTTACATCTTGGTTTAACGCCCCAATCGGTGAACAAATTTGGCGGCTATAAAGTGCAGGGCCGAGATGACACCGCAGCACAAACCATGATTTGCGATGCAAAAGCCCTAGTAGAGGCTGGCGCCGACTTTATATTACTAGAATGCGTGCCGGCAGATTTAGCGAAGCGTGTGACAGAAGCGGTAGATGCGCCTGTCATTGGCATTGGTGCCGGCAAAGATACCGACGGCCAAGTATTGGTCATTTACGACATGCTGGGTTTAAACCCACACAAAATGGCGAAGTTTGTTAAAAATTACGCGGCCATTGATACAACTTGGCAAAAAGCGATTCAAGCTTATGTGCAAGATGTAAAAGAAGGCCATTTTCCAGCCCCTGAGCACTGTTTCGAGTAA
- the folK gene encoding 2-amino-4-hydroxy-6-hydroxymethyldihydropteridine diphosphokinase: MARIAYIALGSNLESPVQQLHWAFSQISLLPNTSLETQSSMYQSAAIGGPEGQPDYINAACKITTDLNSYTLLKHLQAIEHAAGRVRDVRWGPRTLDLDIIWIEHECSDDPILTLPHPRAHQRAFVVLPLLEIGADISLAGHDLAHWQVETSDQIIEIIG; this comes from the coding sequence ATGGCTCGTATCGCCTATATCGCCTTAGGCAGCAATCTTGAAAGCCCAGTTCAGCAATTGCACTGGGCGTTTTCACAAATCTCTCTACTGCCCAACACCAGCTTAGAAACACAATCTTCGATGTACCAATCGGCCGCAATTGGTGGGCCCGAAGGTCAGCCAGATTACATAAACGCTGCCTGCAAAATTACCACCGATTTAAACTCGTATACACTGCTTAAACATTTGCAGGCCATTGAGCACGCTGCCGGCCGAGTGAGAGATGTTCGCTGGGGCCCTAGAACACTCGATTTAGATATAATTTGGATAGAGCATGAGTGTTCAGACGACCCGATATTGACCTTGCCCCACCCTAGAGCGCATCAACGAGCATTTGTTGTTTTACCATTGCTGGAAATAGGTGCAGACATTTCATTGGCTGGACACGATTTAGCGCACTGGCAAGTTGAAACCAGCGACCAGATCATTGAAATAATCGGCTAA
- the panD gene encoding aspartate 1-decarboxylase, which translates to MQRIMLKAKLHQARVTHAVPDYEGSCAISGDLLDLAGIAEYEQIQIYNIANGERFTTYAIRGEEGEGIISVNGAAAHKANVGDSIIICAYANFDENEVAAFKPSMVYMNADNTVSHTANAIPVQLA; encoded by the coding sequence ATGCAACGAATTATGTTAAAAGCCAAATTACACCAAGCACGCGTAACTCATGCCGTGCCAGATTATGAAGGCTCATGCGCAATCAGCGGAGACCTTTTAGACCTTGCTGGCATTGCCGAATACGAGCAAATTCAAATTTATAACATTGCCAATGGCGAGCGTTTCACGACTTACGCGATTCGTGGTGAAGAAGGCGAAGGTATTATTTCGGTAAACGGCGCCGCCGCGCACAAAGCCAATGTAGGTGACAGCATCATAATTTGCGCATACGCTAATTTTGATGAAAACGAAGTTGCCGCGTTTAAACCAAGCATGGTCTATATGAATGCCGACAACACAGTCAGCCATACCGCCAATGCAATTCCAGTGCAACTGGCTTAG